The Meles meles chromosome 12, mMelMel3.1 paternal haplotype, whole genome shotgun sequence genome includes a window with the following:
- the LOC123954585 gene encoding testis-specific serine/threonine-protein kinase 2 — MDDAAVLRKKGYIVGINLGKGSYAKVKSAYSERLKFNVAVKIIDRKKTPTDFVERFLPREMDILATVNHRSIIKTYEIFETSDGRIYIVMELGVQGDLLEFIKCRGALHEDVARKMFRQLSSAVKYCHDLDVVHRDLKCENLLLDKDFNIKLSDFGFSKRCLRDGSGRIILSKTFCGSAAYAAPEVLQGIPYQPKVYDIWSLGVILYIMVCGSMPYDDSDIKKMLRIQKEHRVDFPRSKNLTGECKDLIYRILQPDVNRRLHIDEILSHSWLQPPKPKAMSSASFKREGEGKYRAECKLDTRPGSRPEHRPDHKLGAKTQHRLLVVPENEDRMEDRLAESSKAKDHHGTGAEVGKAST; from the coding sequence ATGGACGATGCCGCGGTCCTAAGGAAGAAGGGTTACATCGTGGGCATCAATCTTGGCAAGGGCTCATACGCGAAAGTCAAATCTGCCTACTCTGAGCGCCTGAAGTTCAACGTGGCAGTCAAAATCATCGACCGCAAGAAGACGCCCACTGACTTCGTGGAGAGATTCCTTCCTCGGGAGATGGACATCCTGGCAACCGTCAACCACCGCTCCATCATCAAGACCTACGAGATCTTTGAGACCTCTGATGGGCGCATCTATATCGTCATGGAGCTCGGGGTCCAGGGTGACCTCCTCGAGTTCATCAAGTGTCGGGGAGCCCTGCACGAGGACGTGGCTCGTAAGATGTTCCGCCAGCTCTCCTCGGCCGTCAAGTACTGCCACGACCTGGACGTCGTCCACCGAGATCTCAAGTGCGAGAACCTTCTCCTCGACAAGGACTTCAACATCAAGCTGTCCGACTTCGGCTTCTCCAAGCGCTGCCTGCGGGACGGCAGTGGCCGCATCATCCTCAGCAAGACCTTCTGTGGGTCGGCGGCGTACGCGGCCCCCGAGGTGCTACAGGGCATCCCCTACCAGCCCAAGGTGTACGACATCTGGAGCCTGGGTGTGATCCTCTACATCATGGTCTGCGGCTCCATGCCCTATGATGACTCCGACATCAAGAAGATGCTGCGCATCCAGAAGGAGCACCGCGTGGACTTCCCCCGCTCCAAGAACTTGACTGGCGAGTGCAAGGACCTCATCTACCGCATCCTGCAGCCGGACGTCAACCGGCGGCTGCACATCGACGAGATCCTCAGCCACTCCTGGCTGCAGCCCCCGAAGCCCAAAGCCATGTCTTCGGCCTCCTTCAAGAGGGAGGGTGAGGGCAAGTACCGGGCCGAATGCAAACTGGACACCCGGCCGGGCTCGCGGCCTGAGCACCGGCCGGACCATAAGCTGGGGGCCAAAACCCAGCACCGGCTGTTGGTGGTGCCCGAGAACGAGGACAGGATGGAGGACAGGCTGGCCGAGTCCTCCAAGGCAAAAGATCATCATGGCACTGGAGCTGAGGTGGGGAAAGCGAGCACCTAG